ATGAAGAGTAAGTTTACCTGAATGTTCATCTTTTAATGTTTCACATTCATTACGATGCAGTTCTTGTTTTGTTCAGTTATTATGTGCtgctcaattttttttaattctctgcaCTGTTGAATAAATTGTTTGCAGTAAATGTAAAGTCACTTaagaaattaaatcatttaacaAGGGACAAAATAGTTTGTCTCTTTTagattattacaaaaaaaaacaattttatgaGTGTCTGGGATGTTATTGATCTCTTAAGCTGTTTTTAACTGACAACAAAGGTTAAGGCAATGAATGAAATCCAGATTTTGAGAGacgggttgttgtttttttgttttgtttttttgactgtgACAGAGTCCTGTCTTATAAAATGATTGTGTTAATGAATTGATTCAAAAGTGTCCCTGAACCATCATCCTCTCTTAGTACAGCAGGTAAATAGGTCACCTGTCCTGGACCCTTTGTGCCGCCAGGCCCAGATCCAATTAATCCTGCTGACTGACCTGCCATGACTTCATTAACAGGCATTCTTAACATTAACCTCAGAGCCTCTGGCTGTCTAACGAGCCAGCAATTAGGGCAtggacacattttcatatttaattaagGAAATAGGAAGTGGAATTTAAGTGACCACATGTCACATGACCACAATAATATAAGAGCAAAGGTCCACTTTTAACCCTCTACTATATAAGTGTGTTGGGATGTTTCCTCTTGCTGGTGTTGTGGTAAAGACAAGCTTGGATCAAAGGATTAAGCTTACTGCTCCTGAGATCAGTTGACATGATAGCTGGCCAGTTTTACCTAAATGTAAAGGTAGAAAATTAGTTTATTGATGTAAAATACTTGATaggaaaagtgtttttataaaagaaacacaaatctTTGGTTCCAAACCTGAATAACCTTCATGCTCTCTTGCTGTGGATTTACACTGACTCTAATGTGCTCAACCTGAGCTCACTCTGTCCCCATCTGTCCATCCACCCATCTGTCTCAGAACAATGTCAGGACCGAGGCCCGTGGTGTTGAGTGGCCCCTCTGGAGCTGGGAAGAGCACTCTGATGAAGAGGCTAATCAAGGATCACGAAGGCGTTTTTGGATTCAGCGTGTCACGTATGTTTGGCTGCCAGCCTGTTATTGGCTTCCACCGCAACCTCCTGTCTGAGGAGGACATAGGGCAAGAAGCACAGCGTCTAATTCTGTACTGATCAGTAGACTTTGTGCCACACCATTAAATCTTGTAACAGCTTAGCATTTCACTTTAATTTCTATGAAAAGGAACATTACTCATGACATATTACCTTATTCTCAGGTGAGTCTAATGATGAAATTCTCTCCTCACAGACACAACGAGAAACCCTCGACCAGGAGAGGAAGATGGCAAAGGTACAGTAGTTTTTATCACAGAGGACTTGTTGTTGGTACTTTTTCGTTTCTTTATGTAAAACAAGCGTCACAAGTGGGTGGTTGATGTTTTAGCACCTTCACACACTAGTGGGACCATCTTGATTCACATGAAGCAGCCCTTGACTTGGATTTGAATCTGCAGAACTgtgataaaagtgtttttttatcacttttatcACAGGGGGCCTGGGCTGCAATAATGCCTGCAATACTTCTTACTCCTAAGTGAAGTGCGCAACTGGTTTTGTCCCTTGTATAGCTCCCTTGATATAAAGGGATAAACATCTTTCTGTgcctgttttcctttctccataGGGCTGAACATTCTCCCCATGCTTCTGGGGGCTACTTTACTTCCAGTAGCAGACGTCTTTTCCTCTGAGGACTTAGATTTGTCAACCTCATTTTCGTGTCCAAATGAATCAGAAACCACAGAAACCACAGATAAAGGTGACCTCAGTGTGATTCCAGATCACAGTTTGTAAAGCAGAGGGATGGGGGTTACTTTCATCATCCTGGCTCGCAGTCATTGGATTTGTAGGAACTTGTCTtgtgacaaacaaaaagaataaaattaaatgatgaGGAATCAGGATCATACAAATCTACACTTTGGAGTAAAAAGCTTTTGAAAATAGCCCCCTGTGATGCCTCAGTAGTGATTCCTATTTCCAGTCCCGTGTGGTTTATGTCCAATAAACTGCCCCATTTCTTACTGTGGCTGATAGAGCATTGATGATCCGCAACCAACCATTAGCATCACAGGAGAATGATTTAACAAGTGCATCTTTTCTGGATATTCAGTGTCCATCTGAGCTTTTCAAACATTGCTGTCACGTTAGCTCAGTGTGTTAAAACTTTGTAAAAAatatgcagacagacagtctttatgttttatttctgacaGTGCTGGacattaaatagatttttatcaATGCAACATATGTTCCATCATTAAAGTACCTCATTGTCTCTGGTCAAAAGAAGGTTTTAATACTGCAAAGGCATCAGCTGTGTCCTGTATTGTGGTCAGGAGtgctgtttaaaataaatgttgcctCATTTTTAGACCTGTTTGtttacagcacacacatacatacagtacagcactTTCTATGCAGCGTTTTCCTTCAGATTGTTACTTCAGTATGACCAGGCtcatgttgtttgtgtgctACTGCAGTGCCCATTAGTGGTAgtagtatactgtatgtgtttgtttctctgctgttttaGATCCCCAGAGGTTTTGATGTTGTGAAGATTTAGGCCTATAGATCTGGTATGGACAGTATACTAATGGCATCTTTATAAAACATGCAGCAAAGAAACCCATTTCTAATCTTTTCACTTCCAGTTGAGAACGGTTTAAGTCTTTTTCCTTTATGTTTTTACAAAGTTTCAAATTTTGCTCAGAAGAGAACATCATATACTTGAACACACTAAATATTatctatattttctttttctctaattttGCCTGTGATCACTGTGATGTTCACTGATTATTGTGACAAAACTGGGTCATCGTTCACCAAAACAGTCAGTCAACTCCATCTACAATCATTTGTGTCCATTGTGCAAGTTTTAATGGCGGATCCAGACTCATTATTAATGTTGTATCTTGCAGACTACCACTACACAACAAAAGAGGCCATGCAGGAGGGCATTGAAAGGGGCGACTTCATTGAGAATGCTGAGTTTTCTGGCAACATGTACGGAACAAGGTAAATATTTACATCTCTGCATGAATGTCACCATATTTTTCCACATGATCGATGGCAACctcagaaaaacaaatgaattagaCACATCATTCAGGCAATGATCTGTgctttttgtgcacattttactatcaatgatgtttcttttttcttaaacaaaACTCAAAACTAGCAATACTTTAGCAAAATGTATCTATGATTTCAGggaattttttttgtcaaaatgctGTTTCAGAAGCTTTTCCATCCATCCTAGTGTAAAAATCTGAATTTTCTTTCAGAACTGTGTATAAGAGAATAGCTTTAGGCTGGGCCACAGGGCTCAAGGGGATAAAGTGGGTATATAATACTCTTGGGACAGATGGCACTTTAAACCTCCATGGTCAAAAAGAGCTACGCCAAGGCTCAGCACATTGTGTGTCACTTTTAATCTCGATAACACACTCACTACAGCAAGAGTCTGAGCAGCTTGGATCAATGCAGTGATCCTCTTACCTTAGTCGCTACATGTGACAAGTacaaaattactttattaaaCTTTCATTATCTGTTTGGACATTTGCAACCCTGTTCAGATGTTTAGTCCTGGTGGTTTAAAAACCCTTTTGTTTGATATAGCTTGATATCATATCTATGCTTTGGTTCTCCAGTAAAGCTGCCATCGAAGATGTGCAGGCCCAGAACCTAATCTGCATCCTGGATGTGGACATCCAGGGGGTGAACAGGATTAAAGAGACTGACCTGAACCCCATCTATATCTCCATCCAGCCTCCCTCCATGGAAATCCTGGTAAATGTCCACTTTTACATATTGTATTATTaaacagttattaatattatcattaattatGATATATCATTGCTTGTGGGTTGGGTAacagtgaataaaaatgtatttcagtttttcGTAGCATACTTTGTCATAAATGTAGACCCAGATTTCTTTTGAAAAATGATCCTAAATAGGGAGTACGAGGATGAGTGGTTAAAATTGCAACTGTTCTGAGAAAATACTACTACAAATACAACTTTGTGAATTAACTGAATTGCATCATTCCTGCTGTTTTCCCAAAGATAATGTCTTGCTTTGTTGTCCTTCTCAGGAAAAACGTCTGAgggacaggcagacagagacgGAGGAGAGTCTACAGAAACGACTGGAAGCTGCACGCATTGATATGGAGCTCAGTGAGTTACTCAGTATTTCTGCTACATAATGCTGGATTAAAGATAACCATTACAGCTGATTCAATTCTCTTTTTTAGGTAAGGAGCCAGGAGTGTTTGATGTTATTATCATCAACGATGATTTAGAGAGGGCCTACGAGGAGTTGAAAGAAATCCTTGACGAAGTGAGTTAAAGCATGAAATATCCAGGCtcctatttatttaacaaatacTTTGCctgtatttcaaatgttgtaTAGACATCATCATGACAATTAACTCCTTCTAATATAGACTGTCTGTTATTTTATTGCACCTACAGTTTAATCTCATACTTTGTCATGgacaatacattaaaaaaaagtattataattcttgatctctctttctacagGAAATCAAAAAAGTTCAGGAGGCCAAATCATAAGCAGGAAAAGTGTAACCCAGATCTTTCTGCTGTTGGACAGAAGAATCAACTCTTGTGACTGAAGCCTGAATAACTCCATCTTCATTGACTGTGAATACACATGAAATAAACTGTCATCTGGAGAAAAACTTGTTGTTCTTTTACCCTCAGTGGTTTGCTTAGTACAATTTAATGTTCAAAGATGCTCTGATGGAAAAGAGGGACTCTGAATTTAAAGATGGTTCTTCTTTGTAAGAGAAAGGGTGGTTTGTATTAGATTTAGTACAATCAATGGTCGATTTCTAGATATAACAGTCCTAACCCATATATTTCTGCCAGATGGcatgtaaatgaaaaacataaaaacatataaggCACATATGCCAAATCCTGTTCTACGTTAGATTTTTATAAGTCAGAAGTTTGCCACTGGCCAACCCACAAATGTGGAGTAGTACCACCAGTCAATATGCACGCTGCTCATCAGTTAGAAATTGTTCTGAAAATTGCAATTGTTTCTTTGGATTCTAATATGGTAGAAATAAATTCACTCACTTAACTAAAATCACTGCATGTAttacatgtatgtttgtgtgtttgttcacaAATTAGACTGAATAAAGAATCTGAGGACAATGACTTGTCAGTTTTGTGACTCTGTAACTCATTCAGATGGGTGATTGACCAAAAAATATAAGTATTACGAAACTTAAAAGCATCCAATATAACctatacatttaattaatttcccaTTTATACATTGAAACTTTAAGGCAgaacatgtaaatatttaaataaaatactatatatcACTCTGAAATATATGTGCTTTCTGTCTGAAGCATAgcacagaaaatatttttcatttatcacAGACAGCATGAAGCCAAACATGTGCATCTGTCTGATACTGTAGCAAAGGATCAAAACAAAAGTTTCTCATGTCACAAAATCAAAAACCCCTTCAACAATGTGCACTCTTGCATAAACTAAACCTTATCCCTGATATGTTTCAATATAAACTAAAGCAAAATAGATGCAGCACACTCACATTTACAATCTAATAGATGAATACACTTTGACAAAATCATTAAGACGCATCACATTTTCATAATCAGAGGACACTACAATGATTGATATATGATTTAGCTCCAGCTCACCTAAAAAGAGCCACACAGGAAACATTcagctaaaatgaaatgtgctgGTTAAAaggtttcattgtttttgatCATTGATTTTTGAAGGAAAATCCTACTTTTCTTCATTGTTGTCTTACTGAAAGAATGGACTCCGAAGCTTGGTGCAGACCTGGTCTCGTTTCTCCTCCTTCTGGCTGAGGTAAGCTTTAAGCTTGTCTGTGGAGAAACACACCTTGGAGTGTCTTGCTTTGTGTGGGGCACGATGGGCGCGTAGCCATGGGTTCTGGAGACACTCAGCTGCAGTGGGCCTCCCCCTGCAAAttggattttattattattttatcaggTCCTAATCCACTTATACAACCTTTCATTGTAATAATCACTGTTTTTGGCTGAAAAAACTGTATGGAAACAGTATGCATGAATTGTATGTTTAGTTAAACTGACTTATGCGTACAACATTTTAAGAGAGACACTCACCAGGATTTGTTATTCAGGCTGCTCTTCATGAAGTTTAAGGCTCCCTCTGACAGACCAGGGTAACAGCGTCCAAACTGGATTTTCCCTTTCCTGATGTTTCTGTCTTGCTCCCAGCCGTGTTCTGCATGAAATGGGCTTTCAGCACTCAACCTagtgaaaaaaaggaagaaaaataaaacaaatactggACATcacgcaaaaaaaaaccccaaacagaGATTACATATGTATTCATGTTGACACTTAATAATCCAAGACTTCAACCACTTAAAGTGACCAGCCTACACACCTAAAAGTAGGTAATGAAAGAGAATATTttctaaagaaagaaaacactgatgaTTCAATATGTAGAATTGTTACTGCAACCTTTGACACCTCATATTCTTTAGAAAATGTTTGTTCTGATATTGTAATAACTATTTTGCAAAAAGTGGGAGCCATGTTTATGAAAATCTCAAGTCTTATtattttgatgttattttcGGATTAAATTGTTTCCAAATCAGTTTGAAGTCTGATTTTCACCCAATAAACATGACTtagtatatgcaaatgtttcatCTGTACTTACATGATGAAGGACAGAACTCCAATAGCCCAAACATCAGTCTCAGGCCCGACTCCCTGACCCTCCAGGATTTCCGGAGCTTTAGGAAGGACAATATAAActgacaaaacagacagacacagcatATCGTTCATAACAAGTTGAGCTGTTACCATGCCATTTTCACTCACATGCTGAATGTCTTTGTACTAGCTAAATTAATCAGAAAGAACTGAATATAAATGATAAGAAAGTGGACTTGTGTTTGTTAGGCTATAGTAGCTAGCTTCAGGTGAAGTGGATGAAGTTAGGACAGAGTTATTTCCTTCAGGGCTGAGTCGTCCTCTCTTAAACAATGTGTACCTTTGCTGCAGCAGTCTGTTGAAAGCCATGACAGTCAAAAGTTTAGTACATTAGAGAAATCTACAACTATGCAAAATTCATGATCAAACACAATAACTATATTTTGAATTGAAGCAAGAATCCCATCACTACCTTTGCTCTCCGACAGGCCCTGAATGTGCTCTATGTTGAGAGGCTGACCGGGTATGAAGAACTGAGCCGAGCCAAAGTCTATGATTTTCAGGCGGTTGCCATCGTCCACCAGCATGTTGTCAGACTTCAGGTCCAGGTGGATGACTCGACGGCTGTGAAGGTAGTCGACTGCGCTCAGAATCTGAACCAGCAGCTCTGCGACCTGAGCCTCTGAATAGAGATCTCTGAGAGGGCAAAAATACAGAGAGTCAAGTTAGTGAAGCTTAACTACAGTTTATAAGGGAGAGCCTTAAATGTCTACAGGTTCACAAGCATAACTTTCTTGACATAgctctgaaatgtgtttttttttttcaatcagtgTTCAATTCACCTATCAAAATCACCCCAAAAGTATGTTTAAATAACATTagtatttttataatattaaataattatttgaaaCACTAACATGGCAGTTTTTGCCTGTTGGTTCTAATAAGAGCCAATGGACTAGAGTTAACCACAATCATTAGAAAATTATCCTCATAATAACACAAACCTCCAAACTTTATGACAACATTGCCGGCAGATAACTTGCTGTGTTAGGTGGACAGACCCACTTACTTTGCCATCTAGCAGTGTagcaaaaaacatgcatatatgtattttttctttcaaacagATGCATGATAACACAAACTATTGGCTCCTTTGCTTGTGTATTTCCAGCCTTCCTTTACCTTCCAGCCAGACTGCAGAGCAGCTCTTTACCAGGGCAGAGCTCCTCCACTAATACCAAGTAGGAAGAGGTGATGTAGGCAGTGTGCAGCTGGACCAGGTGGGTGTGATGCAGCTTCTTCAACAGCTGGTATTCCCTCAGCACCAActgtctctgctctgctttgtaAGGGGTGATCTTGGCAGCAAACACTTGGCTGGTCTCAGCATCCCTACACAGGGTTACTATGCTGAAACGACCCCTGAGAGAGAAGACAACagaagatgagaggaggaagaaaaaatgctgaaaaaagcAGGACGCACAAGTTAAGAATATCTTTCACTTAATGCACGCTGGAACTGCTTCCAGTTCTCTATTAACCTGAACAAGCAGatacagaaaatgaatggatgatTGTTAACATTCTTCTTTAGCATTGTTCTGAGATATCAAGAATGATTACAGGGGataatgttttttaacatgaaaggagacaaaaataaacttgtGAAATATCAGCACAAAAAATTCAGTTCAGTATAGAAATATTACTACTTGATAAACCTGAAAAGTTAGACCAAAGGTTCAAAATGCAAcctaaaacaatgaaaatattagCAAATGCAAACCAAAAGACGTAAATgctacagtaaataaaaacatatacacTCTCGTTATGATGAATCTGAAGAAAAAAGTTATGGCTGTTATCTTGCTCAAAAACTGCAGCTTCTAATTGAAATCGCACCTGTTGATCTCAGAGAGAAAGTTGTAGTCCGTCTGTGTTGTCTGTTGCCGTGACCGTACGACCTTTGACCCCAGGGACTCCAGGGAGGTTTGGATGAGAGGAATGTGAGTCTCTGTACAACGGTATAGtaaaaaaaggtgaaacaaTATAGCCATCCATGAAGTGGCTCCCtctgtaaaataataacatatgAACAATAAATGGATGAAATAACACAGTGTTTAAGAGAATTTTTCTTGCCTTCAGGGTGAGTAGCCATAACAACAGGTGATGAAGTATCACTAAAAGGTCCTGCTCCTGTCTTAGTGATGCAGCCCACCCTGAACACATAAGAAGCTCCTCTTGGTAAATCCTTCACCACATAGCAGCTATCTGTCACCTCCTCCGACAGGACTGTCCACTCCCCACCTGAAgaacacaacattttaatgcTCATGCAGTAGCTTCAAACATCAGTGATATCAGTGATATTGTGTGAGGAAGTGTACGGCCATGGCTTAAGATTTACTGATCAAGATATATTATACAAAAACTAATTTTGTattcaataataatattgtCTTCAAATATAGCTACTGTGtcacaaaaaaagcaacactCCTCCCTGTCTGTTGAAGGCActcttctgtatttttttagcttcaACTGTCCCCTTACTGGACCTTTACTGACTGATGGATCCACTAAATAAAAGGATGTAAAAAGCTGACTGGAGGATTTATTTTGTAACTTCAAATGCTCACATGCCTGATGGAAAGTGGTTTGGTATTGATGAGTGAGGAAAGTCAATCTTAACTATTGACTGGCATTAGTTCAAAAATGAAAtagtaaaagaaaaagcttGAATTTAATGAATACAAACtctgtattatattttttatcttgatcatcatcatcataaaacattcaTACCATGTATGTACATTAAATGTTATACTTCTGTAGTAGGATCTACAGAATATAATATGTCAAACATAAAGCTATTAAATGTCCTTTTAACATCAAGTCatttctctgctgctgtattGTCTCTGTGAACCCACCGTCTGTACAGTATTGCACACAGTAAATGACGGGGTCACTAGACTGGACTGGCCTCCACACCAGCAGGACACCACCTCCATCTAACTGGAACACATCAGCCTTGTTTGGACGGACTGGCAGATCTGAAAATTGGGCCAAAAGTAGCTTAAATTATTAcagcataataataatgtcaggATTTCAGGTCATTTTGGAGTGGATATGCATAACCAACAGAATGATTCTGCTAccttttgtcattttgaatgcTGGTATTTTCAAAGAAGGCAAGAGTTTGGAAGTCTTCTTTTTTGAACTCTCAAGACCAGTACCACGCTTCCTTTCAGGTGGGATGGGAGCTGATCCTTTTACTATTGGGCCTGTAATGAAGGACagacaacataaaaatgaaaacatgcattAAGATTAAATATGCAAAATGGAATATACACTAACTATTGTTTACTATATATGTAGTATTACGATTCCACAACTGAGGACAAATctgacaaatgaaaataaagaattaaaactTATCCCGGTCtacattatttttagtttttaggaTGCTACTTGAAATAATTTCCTGTGTAATTATAATGATTGCAATAGCTTACCTCCTTTACTCACATCCTCCTTACTGGAAGACCTTGAAAACAGTTTGGTCAGGCTGGAGGCCGAAgctctcattttcttcctcagaGACATGGTGGGAGTATCTGGCTTCATTATCTCTCCTAGTGTGGGTCCTAACTCTGTGTCCTCTAGCTGCGCATAGGAATGGCCAGTCCAGGACTGCCTGCGGAAGATCTTCAGCAGTCCCAGCTTGGGTGATTTTCCTGTAGGTGGCCGCGCTTCAAGGGCGGGAGCAGATGCATGCCTCTGGAGGCCGTggccttccttcttgtctttggCCCTGGGAGGCCTTTCTGGAgcctggagagaggagaggctggGGCTGGGACTGGGTGTTAGTGAACTCCCCATCTGACTTCTGAGGTTTGCAGATAAGTTGGGGTTGGAGCGTGTGCGGTTCCGTGGTGGTGCCTGGGGAAATGAGCTTCTGGGTTTAACTTCTTGGAATGAGCAGCAAGGTGATGGTGAAATCAGAGGTTCCCCTTGATAATCGTACTCCTCACTCCCTCCTGATCTGTATCTTCCTCTGTGACGACCATGACTCAACTCCTCATGAGAGCCGAGTCTACTTGAAGACTCTGAGCCACCTTGTTCTAGAATAGACGACTCAGCCAGGGAACCCTGGGAGCCAGCAAAAGTGTCTCCTTCTGTCCGCTCCTGATTCAGCCTGAGGCTCCCTCTGTCTCCAGTGAGGAGGCTTGAGGGACGACCAAGTGTGTGAGTCCCCTGTAACGGTGCAACAGAGCCCCTTCTTCTTGCAGGTCGCCGAGGACCTGGAACGGCCAACAACTTTTTCCCTCCCACTTCATCATCTGTCGAATCTTCCTTCAGACTTTGAGTGCCCTCTTTGTCACCTGGCTTGGTGCGCTTGGGTGAGCTGGGAGATCGCCGAGAATACTCATCCAGAGACCTGCTCCTCCTGTGAGGGGATATGTTGGTGTGGGCGAAGCCAACTCCACTGTCAAAGGAACAGGATTTCTGCATTTTGGGCTGGATAGATGCCCGTCTCTGGCCACGATTGGTCTCTGCCTCATCCTCCACATATTCAATAAGAGGTTCATTCAGGCGTCCTGAAAAGCTTCTTCGGAGTGGCTTGCGACCTCTCTCTTGCTTTTTGGCCTGGAATTTGTCCCGTAATGTCATGTGTCTGGCAGACATAGGCGAAAGCTGGTGAGAAGTGCTATAGAAAGTGCTTCGGATGACGCTACCTCGAGGGATTCGACCTCCATCACTCCCTGAACCCTCATCTCCgtcagacaggtagagagattGACTACTGTCCTTGCTGAACCTACGCTCCCTCTGTGGTGTGTGTTGGTACGACACTTCTGATGAAGTAACTGACTGCCGACTTATACTCCGCTCTAGCACACTCCTCCTTCCTACAATCTCcccatcctcttcctcccctaatgtcacttcctcttcctcctcttcatctagGTTGAGTTTGACAAAAGGCTCAGGGATCAGCGCTCTCTCCATCGGAGGGTCATTGTCCTCCTCTGTTTCTACCTCCTCCTCAGTTTGGCTGTAGTGCTGGAAAAAGTCCCAAGAGTCAGCCTCATCATATTCAGACGATGAGCCACTGCTCACTGAGGTGCTGCTGTGTTCCTGGGGCTCACGGGGCAATGTCACTGCAGTCTCCCTGAGAGGAGCATCCAGCAGTTCAGGGACGGGCCTCAATGTGAGCACTGAACCAACGCAAGTCAAAGAACGCTGGGGAGATGTGAAAGATTCAGGTGAGAACATGTTTactaacaaatattttttaGGCAATTAGGGAATCTACTGTGTTTTCatcaatgtaaatatattaaacttgaacaTATCAACATTACAAGAAACCAATTAGTGCCTTTTCCCTCAGAGGTTGTGGTTTCAATGAAAGATGGTGTGCCAGAGGGGTAACTCACTTGCCACTTTCTTTTTGAGAGGAAGACTTTCAAACTCTTTGTGTTGATTTCATCAGTATCTTCACCAGCATGTGCATCCTGAATACAATTACAGTGATTTGTGGGGTTTATTTTGTTCATAAGTTGGGAAGCTTGAATAAAACATCCATTGTGCTGTATACTTTTTCTAACCTGGATCCATTGGTGGCTCAAACACTCAAAGGCAGACGGACGCTTTCTACATTAGATGGAGGAACATTGGGAGTGGTCAAACGTTTGCTATGTACCTGCACCTGTAACCACACCTAACAGTGATGTCAAAGTGCACTAAGCACCTTGAGTACACTTCTACATAACAGCAGCACTGTGAGAACTTCAACCACTGAAGATCAGAAAAAGAAATTTACACTAATGTtcaataatttaataaagtatttcttTAAGTAGTTAATCTCAGGCTTGGTTTATTTACGCAAACTTTGCAAGGAAACAACTGTTATGATTTTACAATTGTGTTTGACCTGAGTATGGATAAGTGGCAGTGTAAGTAATGCAGGAACAAGTTTCTTACTCTGGATCTGGCTGAAGGAGCATGCGGAGAAAGTCCTGGGCCTCAGGGCTCCTGTACATGACATCAGGGGCTTCCCAGTTCAGGGTCCCTTCACCTACCCTCAGCAGTGTAGCACGATCGGTCTCACCCACAAAAGGGCATCGGCACACCAGACTATCAAGAGGAAGAATGGTTTGCATAGCTACCAGAGACATATGTACAACTCTGACATAATCTAATTAAATCTAATTAAATGTTTGAGTCTATTATCAAAAGCGCAGTGATACATACCATAAATAGGTTATAACACCCACAGACCTGAcagagaaaaatacatatttctatTATGCCATGTCATTTTGCAAAACAATTTACAATAGaacagttaaaaatgttaagGTTTAAATTCAGTTCAAATTATAAGTATGCTTTATTTTGTGCTTGTTATGTTAGAtgatatacatacacacatacatatatacgtacatgggtcaatgacgtataaggattttcaacaactcaattttagaataataaaaacaagcatatctaatgcagtggttcaaacattcagaaagttgtgtacctgaaaattcatattacaatttgaaagtgattttagtgggggttttcaagattaattggcactggccttaaagtcatgtggtgcgaccatgattcatcttgaaatatcttatatgaataaaagatcatcatttacaaaattaaaaaaaaaatgcaaatactttgtttccaaacacttcatattactgaaaacttgtaaaaaaagatgtgaagcgtgttaagtaaattaatttatttcaagatgaatcatggtcgcaccacatgactttttttaaggccagtgccaattaatcttgaaaaacccactaaaatcacttaatttcaaatttataatatggatcttcaggtacacaacattctg
The Scomber scombrus chromosome 8, fScoSco1.1, whole genome shotgun sequence DNA segment above includes these coding regions:
- the guk1b gene encoding guanylate kinase 1b — encoded protein: MSGPRPVVLSGPSGAGKSTLMKRLIKDHEGVFGFSVSHTTRNPRPGEEDGKDYHYTTKEAMQEGIERGDFIENAEFSGNMYGTSKAAIEDVQAQNLICILDVDIQGVNRIKETDLNPIYISIQPPSMEILEKRLRDRQTETEESLQKRLEAARIDMELSKEPGVFDVIIINDDLERAYEELKEILDEEIKKVQEAKS